The genomic window GCTCGTGCTCGTGGTCAGTATTTCTCATCTTCGTGACGAATGGTCTCGTACAGATCGTGGCGGTCGGTTGCGGCCATCAACTGGTTGCGAAAGGCCGGCTCCTTGAGCAGCCGCGACACGCGCGCCAGGGCTTTGAGGTGGAGGCCGACGGAATCCTCCGGCGCCACGAGTAAAAAGAACAGTTTGGTGGGGTTGCCGTCCAGCGACTGGAAGTCGATGCCTTGCTCGTGGCGGCCGAACGCGGCCAGCACGGTCTTCAGGCCGGGGAGCTTGCCATGCGGAATGGCGATGCCGTCGCCAATGGCCGTGCTGCCGAGCCGCTCGCGTTCCCACAGCACTTCCAGCAGCCGCTGGGCATTGACCTCCGCATGCGCATTGGCCAGATGCGTCGCCAACTCGCGCAGGAC from Candidatus Binatia bacterium includes these protein-coding regions:
- a CDS encoding PTS sugar transporter subunit IIA; translated protein: MRITDILPEALVMPTLKGQSKDDVLRELATHLANAHAEVNAQRLLEVLWERERLGSTAIGDGIAIPHGKLPGLKTVLAAFGRHEQGIDFQSLDGNPTKLFFLLVAPEDSVGLHLKALARVSRLLKEPAFRNQLMAATDRHDLYETIRHEDEKY